One Streptococcus sp. VT 162 genomic window, GATTCTTCCCCTAGGACACGATCCGTTGCTACAGCAGTCAGCAAGGTCATCTCCTGCTTGGTCATCAAGTCCTGCTCCACCAAAAGCTGGAGGATATCCTCATAAATCTCCTGACTAACTCGCTCACCAATCGAGTAAAGCAAATCGCGGAGCATCTCATGATGACTGGAAAATTCAATCCGCCCTATGCGAATGTAGCCTCCACCACCACGCTTGCTCTCAACCAAGTAACCTCTACTTTCCGTAAAGCGGGTCTTGATGACATAGTTGATCTGACTCGGTACAACCTGGAAGGTATCTGCCAACTGGCTCCGTTGCAATTCCACAATACCAGATTGGTCTAAAATCGCCTTGATATAGGCTTCGATATGATCTGATGTATTTTTAAATCTCATAGTAAATCAAACTCCTTCTTTGAACCTTGACTATCTTTGACTATTATACCGAAATTTTTGATTTTTTTAAAGGAAAAGGGAGCGAGTTGCGAAGATTATTATAAACTATCCAAAACAAAAAGATGGGACCGTAAAACGGTCACCATCATTTTGCTTTATTCAAAGTTGAGATTAGTCAACTTTTTTAGCACGGTATACAAGTCCTGCCAAAGCTGCAAGAACTAGACCAAGAATAGTAGAGAATGCTGTAAAGTCTGCTCCACCAGTGTTTGGCAAATCTCCCTTAGGCTGTTCACCCTTAGGATCTTCCTTAGGATTTTCCTTAGCAGTGTACGTGTTAGTGATTGTTGGGTTGTTACCTGTAACTGTTGCTACAAGTTTGCCTGCACCGTTGTCAACCACTTCAACTGTCACTTTGTAAGAATTCTCATCATATTTGATATTCTCATCGTTACCTTTTACTTCAGTAATAGTGTAAGTGTAGACACCTGCTTTGGCGAAATCTTTTGCTTTGAAAGTAACCGTACCGTCTGCAGCATTTGTAACTGTTTCGATTAATTTGTCACCTTCTTTAAGTTCAAACTTAAACTGACCTGCTGCAAGTTCTTTACCGTTACCGTTCAAGACTTTCTTAGCTGTGAAAGTTACTTGTGTTGAAGATGCAACATAAGTGTTGGTGAAGGTTGGGTTGTTGTCAGTTACAGTCGCAACAAGTTTGCCTGCACCGTTGTCAACAACTTTAACAGTCACTTTATGTGTAGCAGTGTCATATGTCACACCTGCTTCGCTACCTGATTTTTCAGTGATAGTGTAAGTGTGGTCGCCTGCTTCTTTGTACTCAATACCTGCGAAAGCAACTGTACCGTCTGCAGCGTTTGTCGCTGTTCCGATTACTTTTTCACCTTCTTTAAGTTCAAACTCATATTTGCCAGCTTCAAGGGCTTTACCTTCTAAGACTTTCTTAGCGGTAATATTTACAGTTGTTGAAGCAGCTTTATAAGTGTTAGTGAAGGTTGGGTTGTTACCTGTAACAGTTGCAACAAGTTTTCCTTCCCCGTTATCTTTAACGTTCACCTTAACTTCGTGTTTGGCAGTATCGTATGTCACACCTGCTTCACTACCTACTTTTTCTGAGATAGTGTAAGTGTGGTCGCCTGCTTCATTCACCTTTTTTAAGTTCGAATTCGTATTTATCAGCTTCAAGCTCTTTACCGTTCAAGACTTTAGTAGCTGTGATAGTTTCTTTAGCTGGTTTAGCTTTATAAACGTTCGTGAAAGTAATGTTCTTTGTATCTGGTGTTGCAACAAGTTGACCTTGACCGTTATCTTTAACGACTACATTTACTTCATAAGCATTTGGATCGTATTCAACTCCGGCTACATCACCTGCTTTTTCAGAGATAGTGTATGTATAAGTTTTTTCTTCTGTGAGCGTAAGTTCTGGGAATTGAATCTTACCGTTTGCATCGTTTGAAACAGTGTGGAGAACTGTTCCATTTTCTTTCAACTCAAATTCAAATTGGCCAGCCTCGATAGCTTTACCGTTCAAGACTTTCTTAGCTTCAAGTTGAAGTTTTGCTTCTTTAGCAGCGTATGTGTTTGTAAATTCTTTCTTAGAATCTTTATATTTAACA contains:
- a CDS encoding CtsR family transcriptional regulator; this translates as MRFKNTSDHIEAYIKAILDQSGIVELQRSQLADTFQVVPSQINYVIKTRFTESRGYLVESKRGGGGYIRIGRIEFSSHHEMLRDLLYSIGERVSQEIYEDILQLLVEQDLMTKQEMTLLTAVATDRVLGEESPVVRANMLRQLLQEVDRKEK